A DNA window from Camelina sativa cultivar DH55 chromosome 17, Cs, whole genome shotgun sequence contains the following coding sequences:
- the LOC104760078 gene encoding mavicyanin-like encodes MALLIVALSLIGLVRTSSLYEVGDSNGWTTTMGLDYYKTWSSSKNFYVGDILLFQYNETLHNVMEVSSQDFELCNPKSPLTIYQSQNEAVYLNPTGHYYFICGVPGHCESGQKLDVLVVDPINESNSPKSMGIGEGQILVPQI; translated from the coding sequence ATGGCTTTGTTAATTGTGGCATTGTCACTAATTGGGTTAGTTCGTACTTCATCTCTTTACGAGGTTGGAGACTCCAACGGATGGACAACAACGATGGGTCTTGATTATTACAAGACATGGTCTTCTTCAAAAAATTTCTACGTCGGTGATATACTCCTCTTTCAATACAACGAGACTCTCCACAATGTGATGGAAGTGAGTTCCCAAGATTTCGAGTTGTGCAATCCTAAATCCCCTCTGACTATATACCAGTCACAGAATGAAGCAGTTTACCTTAACCCAACCGGTCACTACTACTTCATATGTGGTGTGCCTGGTCATTGCGAATCTGGTCAGAAGCTTGACGTCCTAGTTGTGGATCCTATTAATGAATCAAACAGTCCTaagagcatgggcattggtgAGGGACAaattttggtccctcaaatataa